The window GGAATTGCGTAATGAGTACCGGGCAAAATTCCGCACTCATTTTGACAATCATTTGCATAATGTAACGATTGTTGATCCCGAAGGTAATGACGTTACCCCGGACAAGTTAAAGCAATCAAAGATAAATCGTAAACGAAATTAAAAAGGAGAGTATGCATGAGACGTGAGTTAGCAATAGAGTTTTCCCGAGTTACTGAAGCAGCAGCGCTTGCTTCAAGCAGTTGGATTGGTCGCGGCGATAAGCTGGCAGCAGATGAGGCCGCAGTTGAAGCAATGCGATTGAGCTTAAATGAAACTGATAT of the Culicoidibacter larvae genome contains:
- a CDS encoding DUF896 domain-containing protein is translated as MLSEKQLARLSELSAIAKERELTAEEAAEREELRNEYRAKFRTHFDNHLHNVTIVDPEGNDVTPDKLKQSKINRKRN